A window of Halobellus sp. LT62 contains these coding sequences:
- a CDS encoding ABC transporter permease, producing the protein MSSITYLLKRTAQTVFLLFVVLTFLFFLLRLMPGSITSVLLADGASEEAIAAFERKWGLNQPLYVQYYQYLKNFLTLDMGNSLQNGEPVWEYTKDRILNTLLLGVPAITLAYVLGTLFGSYMGFDKGSKIERTGLVSVLFVGSFPSFFLAMVMVIVFAGILGIFPTGGLASVETLTTDMAWYEVYLTKDFLWHWTLPAATVVLRYLFLPTTTMRTSLTEVSNQEFMFYHEVSGLPSTDQLRRLIRHSILPVITLYPISIAQSMSGLVLIETVFNWPGIGYTIVQAVFARDFPVLMFLFFITAALVIISNFIVDILYMYIDPRISLEEEA; encoded by the coding sequence ATCACCTACCTACTGAAGCGGACGGCACAGACTGTATTTCTGCTATTTGTAGTGCTCACGTTCCTCTTCTTCCTACTTCGATTGATGCCGGGGTCTATCACCTCGGTGCTGCTGGCGGATGGGGCGAGCGAGGAGGCGATCGCCGCGTTCGAGCGAAAGTGGGGGCTCAATCAACCGCTGTACGTGCAGTACTACCAGTACCTCAAGAACTTCCTTACGCTGGATATGGGTAACTCCCTGCAAAACGGCGAACCCGTCTGGGAGTATACGAAAGACCGCATTCTGAACACGCTCCTCCTCGGGGTGCCGGCGATCACGCTGGCGTACGTCCTCGGCACCCTCTTTGGCTCCTATATGGGCTTCGACAAGGGGTCGAAGATTGAACGGACGGGTCTGGTAAGCGTCCTCTTCGTCGGATCGTTCCCCAGTTTCTTCCTCGCGATGGTGATGGTCATTGTATTCGCGGGGATCTTGGGGATCTTCCCGACTGGTGGACTGGCATCCGTCGAGACGCTCACGACCGATATGGCGTGGTATGAGGTGTATCTCACGAAGGACTTCCTGTGGCACTGGACGCTACCAGCCGCGACGGTTGTCCTCCGGTATCTCTTCTTGCCGACGACGACGATGAGAACGAGCCTTACCGAAGTGTCTAATCAAGAGTTTATGTTCTATCACGAAGTCAGTGGGCTGCCTTCGACCGATCAACTGCGACGGCTCATTAGGCATTCGATCCTGCCGGTCATCACGCTCTATCCGATCTCGATCGCGCAGTCGATGAGTGGACTCGTCCTCATCGAAACGGTGTTCAATTGGCCCGGGATCGGATACACGATCGTCCAAGCGGTCTTCGCCAGGGACTTCCCCGTGTTGATGTTCCTGTTCTTCATCACTGCCGCGCTGGTGATTATCTCGAATTTCATCGTGGATATCCTGTATATGTATATCGACCCACGAATCTCCTTGGAGGAGGAGGCGTAG
- a CDS encoding DUF429 domain-containing protein, with amino-acid sequence MPRAESAVGVDACPYGWFATVLTGGSIETELYEDFSEVQSDYQEARVFVDIPVGLPTGSRRRCDIEARDLLGCRGNSVFFPPCESAAAVEDYDEANAIHQEDMVHGLSQQAHAISDKINEVREVVGETYDGPIYESHPELCFYALNGQPLAYSKSSKRGLGFRRHLLKQKHSGMDDEYEQVLDDTLRKDVRRDDILDSMALALAAQSEELQSVPEDPRPEAPRIYYPTTSAIADSSWSKP; translated from the coding sequence ATGCCAAGAGCTGAGAGCGCGGTCGGTGTCGATGCCTGCCCATACGGGTGGTTCGCGACTGTCCTTACCGGGGGCAGCATCGAAACGGAGCTATACGAGGACTTTTCCGAAGTTCAATCAGACTACCAAGAGGCTCGAGTATTCGTGGATATCCCAGTCGGGCTCCCGACGGGGAGTAGGCGCCGCTGCGACATCGAGGCGCGTGACCTACTCGGTTGCCGTGGTAACTCCGTGTTCTTTCCGCCGTGCGAGTCTGCAGCCGCCGTTGAGGATTACGACGAGGCGAACGCAATACATCAAGAGGATATGGTACACGGTCTCTCCCAGCAAGCCCACGCGATCAGCGACAAAATCAACGAGGTACGAGAGGTCGTGGGCGAGACCTACGACGGGCCAATCTACGAGAGTCATCCGGAGCTCTGTTTCTACGCGCTCAACGGACAGCCGCTCGCTTACTCGAAGTCTTCGAAGAGAGGCCTCGGGTTCCGTCGGCACCTCCTCAAACAGAAGCACTCTGGCATGGATGACGAGTACGAGCAGGTACTTGACGACACTCTCCGGAAGGACGTCCGGCGAGATGACATTCTCGATTCGATGGCTCTCGCACTCGCCGCGCAGAGTGAGGAGTTACAGAGTGTCCCGGAAGATCCAAGACCGGAGGCCCCACGTATCTACTACCCGACCACATCCGCGATTGCAGATAGCTCGTGGAGTAAACCATGA
- a CDS encoding Bug family tripartite tricarboxylate transporter substrate binding protein: protein MTNEFTANTTRRRNFIRTLGATGLVGIGTSLSGCLGGGDGEYPSEEIRALVTAPQGGGSDTYTRQIWNQISDEYDVQVAVENVTAAAGVQAKQQVYSADPDGYHVVIYNSPFGIQNVFQDHGFSMDEFRFPAAFTESVWVLCVDPDLEIENFDDFVERYRNGDLENAAAQNPGQQNHLIWEVMKEDSEYDVPWEQYIAYDGSGPILQAIVSGEVPAGIVTETAAESVVSSGDVDVLVSFGSSGSSVFPDIDSVTDIGYPNIDHVGAFWRGFATTPDVPDDVLEKQAEMIESVVTGEELQSWSEETGNPLGFLSGPEETYNRVEEELQQFEEQIDPDWFMD from the coding sequence ATGACTAACGAGTTCACAGCGAACACAACCAGACGTAGAAACTTCATTCGAACACTCGGGGCCACCGGGCTCGTAGGAATAGGTACATCTCTCAGTGGGTGTCTTGGAGGGGGCGACGGCGAATATCCCTCCGAAGAAATCAGAGCGCTTGTTACAGCGCCCCAAGGGGGTGGCAGTGACACCTATACGCGTCAGATCTGGAACCAGATTAGCGACGAGTACGACGTTCAAGTTGCCGTCGAAAACGTCACCGCCGCAGCCGGGGTTCAGGCGAAACAACAGGTGTATAGCGCTGATCCAGACGGCTACCACGTCGTCATTTATAACTCGCCTTTTGGGATTCAAAACGTCTTTCAGGATCATGGATTCTCAATGGACGAGTTCCGGTTCCCAGCTGCGTTCACCGAGAGTGTCTGGGTGCTGTGCGTCGATCCCGATCTCGAAATAGAAAATTTCGACGATTTCGTCGAACGCTACCGGAACGGCGATCTCGAAAACGCGGCTGCGCAGAATCCGGGTCAACAGAATCATCTCATCTGGGAAGTGATGAAAGAGGACTCCGAATACGACGTCCCGTGGGAGCAGTATATTGCGTACGACGGATCCGGCCCAATCCTACAAGCGATCGTTTCGGGAGAAGTGCCTGCGGGTATCGTCACAGAGACGGCGGCCGAGTCCGTCGTTAGCTCAGGCGACGTCGATGTCCTCGTCTCGTTCGGTAGTTCCGGAAGCTCCGTTTTCCCAGATATTGATTCTGTGACGGATATTGGCTATCCCAACATTGACCACGTGGGTGCGTTCTGGCGGGGCTTTGCCACGACTCCTGACGTTCCGGATGACGTCCTCGAAAAACAGGCAGAAATGATCGAATCTGTCGTAACGGGCGAGGAACTTCAATCGTGGTCTGAAGAAACCGGAAACCCGCTTGGATTCCTCTCTGGACCAGAAGAAACGTACAATCGAGTAGAAGAGGAACTCCAACAATTCGAAGAACAGATCGATCCTGACTGGTTTATGGACTAA
- a CDS encoding universal stress protein, whose product MSILAAIDENERSKTVAKIASDLAETYNDTLVALHVVPEEGFDSHRNSLQSIPEFQNYSITQEIESGKKFAKRFVQESVDNVDLNKLEARGRVGNPTDEILAETASLEPRFLVISGRRRSPTGKAVFGNTAQQILLNAECPVVTQLSDK is encoded by the coding sequence ATGTCGATACTTGCTGCCATCGATGAAAACGAACGTTCCAAAACAGTCGCAAAGATAGCATCCGACCTCGCTGAAACGTATAATGATACCCTAGTGGCGTTACACGTTGTACCCGAAGAGGGCTTTGATTCTCATAGGAATTCCTTGCAAAGTATTCCTGAGTTTCAGAACTATTCAATTACACAAGAGATAGAAAGCGGCAAAAAATTTGCCAAAAGATTCGTTCAGGAATCTGTCGATAACGTTGATTTGAACAAATTAGAAGCCCGAGGACGCGTGGGTAATCCTACTGATGAAATCTTGGCCGAAACTGCATCCCTAGAACCACGATTTCTAGTTATTAGCGGGCGTCGTCGGTCGCCCACTGGAAAAGCAGTATTTGGGAATACTGCTCAACAAATTCTGTTGAATGCTGAATGTCCCGTTGTCACACAATTAAGTGACAAATAG
- a CDS encoding mandelate racemase/muconate lactonizing enzyme family protein: MEITSIDATTVTVPVELPPDLNTVEFTIVLVSVETNTGVVGYGETGMVTPEATVSYIEQQIAPRLIGRDPIRTGHIWTDLQKELNPRTQTGVWSTAVSAVDIALWDIKGKHYGDPIWRLLGGASETLPVYVTVGGHFEETETLIEAVEKYVSDGFNRIKIRVGEGTPPDPLEDAKRITAVREAIGPEVELMIDANYQYSFSKALELCNLIEDVNLTWFEEPVYANDASLLSDLRTRTTVPIAAGQNEGSRHRHNSLIESRSVDISQPNVCFVGGFTEGVKVAATAESSNILLAHGGGWPFQNMHLYAGIPNGWRLELHDIVWNCAEKVYQSIPEIADGSITLPEAPGIGLEPDEEAIK; this comes from the coding sequence ATGGAGATAACAAGCATCGATGCGACTACCGTCACCGTCCCTGTTGAGTTACCGCCTGATTTAAACACCGTTGAATTTACCATCGTCCTCGTCTCGGTGGAGACAAATACGGGAGTTGTTGGCTACGGTGAAACAGGTATGGTCACACCAGAAGCCACCGTTTCATACATTGAACAGCAAATAGCGCCACGCCTCATCGGGCGAGATCCAATACGGACTGGCCACATATGGACTGACCTGCAAAAGGAACTAAACCCCCGAACCCAAACTGGCGTCTGGAGCACAGCGGTCAGCGCTGTTGATATCGCTCTTTGGGATATCAAGGGGAAACACTACGGTGACCCAATATGGCGGCTTCTCGGCGGTGCAAGTGAAACTTTACCAGTATACGTGACCGTTGGCGGTCACTTTGAGGAGACGGAGACATTGATCGAAGCCGTCGAGAAGTACGTCTCAGACGGCTTTAACCGAATCAAAATTCGGGTTGGAGAGGGTACACCGCCTGATCCACTTGAGGATGCAAAACGGATTACCGCTGTGAGAGAGGCAATCGGTCCAGAAGTCGAATTGATGATCGATGCAAATTACCAGTATTCGTTTTCGAAGGCTCTCGAACTCTGTAATCTGATAGAAGACGTCAATCTCACTTGGTTCGAGGAACCAGTATATGCGAATGATGCATCATTATTATCCGATCTCCGGACGCGAACAACGGTTCCAATTGCCGCCGGGCAGAACGAGGGAAGTCGACATCGGCACAATAGTTTGATTGAATCCAGGTCGGTCGATATTAGCCAACCGAACGTCTGTTTTGTGGGTGGTTTTACCGAAGGTGTGAAAGTCGCTGCGACGGCGGAATCATCGAATATTCTCCTCGCTCACGGAGGTGGCTGGCCGTTCCAAAATATGCATCTCTATGCAGGAATCCCGAATGGGTGGCGTCTCGAACTACACGATATTGTCTGGAATTGTGCTGAGAAAGTTTATCAGTCCATTCCCGAGATTGCCGACGGGTCAATTACCCTTCCCGAGGCACCCGGAATCGGACTCGAACCAGATGAAGAAGCGATAAAGTAA
- a CDS encoding zinc-dependent alcohol dehydrogenase produces MVTNSKMTVLEKSKPGEGMNLAERPIQSPGEGEVRIAVKSVGIDGGVEAPFYRWEDSYHRYEPHLPQVFGHEFAGVVDAVGPRVDDWEGGERVAVEPRISCGRCRNCRDGYSNLCENETGFSPHGRKAIGIDTEEPGALAEYVNVPARNLYTLPEGVTFDEGVFLELLAIGVHGLEVSSFEVGDRVAITGPGSAGLSALIAAEQAGASEIVMIGADIDEETRLPIAEQMGATETRNVSEGPLEEPVDVFLEASGHESALHLAESSIRPNGELIQIGAYHGADRVSVDFSKFLTDEISIQSVNARRESDWRRTLAIAPSVDLSPVVGPAFDMENYEAGFAAEANREGIKIILRP; encoded by the coding sequence ATGGTAACTAATAGCAAGATGACGGTGTTGGAGAAATCCAAACCGGGTGAAGGGATGAATCTCGCAGAGCGACCGATCCAATCGCCGGGAGAGGGAGAAGTTCGAATCGCAGTGAAGTCCGTCGGCATCGATGGCGGCGTCGAAGCGCCTTTTTATCGCTGGGAGGACTCGTACCACCGCTACGAGCCACACCTTCCGCAGGTGTTCGGACACGAGTTCGCGGGCGTCGTTGACGCTGTGGGGCCGCGTGTCGATGACTGGGAAGGCGGCGAGCGCGTCGCCGTCGAACCACGGATCTCCTGCGGGCGCTGTCGCAACTGCCGGGACGGATACAGCAACCTCTGCGAGAACGAAACGGGGTTCTCGCCGCACGGCCGGAAAGCCATCGGGATCGACACCGAGGAACCCGGTGCGCTCGCAGAGTACGTGAACGTCCCCGCACGGAATCTCTACACGCTCCCCGAAGGTGTCACGTTCGACGAAGGCGTCTTCTTGGAATTGCTCGCGATCGGCGTTCACGGTCTCGAGGTCTCGTCGTTCGAGGTCGGCGATCGCGTCGCAATCACAGGGCCCGGTTCCGCGGGACTAAGTGCACTGATCGCGGCCGAGCAAGCGGGTGCAAGCGAAATCGTGATGATCGGGGCTGACATCGACGAGGAAACGCGACTCCCGATCGCCGAACAGATGGGTGCGACGGAAACCCGAAACGTTTCCGAAGGGCCGCTCGAAGAACCAGTCGACGTGTTCCTCGAAGCGTCCGGCCACGAGTCCGCCCTTCATCTCGCGGAATCGAGCATTCGTCCGAACGGCGAACTCATCCAGATCGGAGCCTATCACGGAGCCGACCGCGTTTCAGTCGACTTCAGCAAATTTCTCACCGACGAGATATCGATCCAATCGGTCAACGCCCGTCGCGAATCTGACTGGCGGCGAACCCTCGCGATTGCTCCCTCCGTCGATCTCTCCCCCGTCGTCGGACCCGCGTTCGATATGGAAAACTACGAAGCCGGATTCGCCGCCGAGGCGAACCGCGAAGGGATCAAAATCATTCTCCGCCCCTGA
- a CDS encoding VOC family protein has protein sequence MVGVDYSHVTIVVDDLDETAEFYQEVFDLEELPTPNWDTPVRWFRIGNGQLHLLDDDSDPAAVSHYGLHIDEFEPVYEGVLDHDTATVEPFTDRTGHGIVDGHPPVFYLPTGTVQWYIRDPSGNLIEINYPNVDDIDESVVPNIVEREDVEPGDGPHPGDIYGEFGFQPADD, from the coding sequence ATGGTCGGAGTAGACTACTCTCATGTGACGATCGTGGTCGACGATCTCGACGAAACCGCCGAGTTCTATCAGGAGGTATTTGACCTCGAGGAGTTACCGACACCTAACTGGGACACCCCAGTCAGGTGGTTCCGGATCGGTAATGGGCAGCTTCACCTCCTCGACGATGACTCTGACCCGGCAGCGGTCAGTCACTACGGGCTGCACATTGACGAGTTCGAGCCGGTGTACGAAGGGGTTCTCGACCACGACACTGCGACCGTCGAACCGTTCACTGACCGAACCGGTCACGGGATTGTCGACGGACATCCACCGGTGTTCTACCTTCCCACCGGCACCGTGCAGTGGTACATCCGCGATCCCTCGGGGAACCTAATCGAGATCAACTATCCCAATGTCGACGATATCGACGAATCGGTAGTCCCCAACATCGTCGAACGGGAGGACGTGGAACCGGGAGACGGGCCCCATCCAGGAGATATCTACGGGGAGTTCGGTTTCCAACCCGCTGACGACTGA
- a CDS encoding tripartite tricarboxylate transporter TctB family protein, with the protein MGVFALYTFIDSYNHGWEAAIFPRFASAVVLVGCILILLKAYLPYPLNLLFSEGGDFLSTDEMESTESEDSAMDKPEETGPENPVYVMMGLVTAFAVLGYLFGLLWVAPLFVLVFGRYFDLPTAITVVLIALSMVVVLGFQWIFNIQMGEGLLFEPEFLMVSGGING; encoded by the coding sequence ATGGGAGTGTTTGCGTTGTACACTTTCATCGACTCGTACAATCACGGATGGGAGGCCGCCATTTTCCCCCGGTTCGCATCCGCCGTCGTATTGGTCGGCTGTATATTGATCCTGTTGAAAGCCTATCTACCGTATCCGCTGAACCTTCTCTTTAGTGAGGGGGGTGATTTTCTGAGTACCGACGAAATGGAATCTACGGAGTCAGAGGATTCAGCGATGGACAAGCCCGAGGAAACGGGACCGGAAAACCCAGTGTACGTTATGATGGGATTAGTGACCGCATTTGCCGTCCTCGGCTACCTGTTCGGGCTGCTCTGGGTCGCGCCGTTGTTCGTACTCGTCTTCGGACGGTACTTCGATCTGCCAACAGCGATAACCGTGGTATTGATCGCTCTCTCGATGGTTGTCGTCCTCGGCTTCCAGTGGATATTCAACATCCAGATGGGAGAGGGGCTCCTTTTCGAGCCGGAGTTCCTGATGGTAAGTGGGGGAATCAATGGCTGA
- a CDS encoding ATP-binding protein, with protein MPWIREDEFYAVLQAVDDGVQSVHISGQPGVGKSTFLEELEEELLEWYRTRVLYVREGNTPTTLSQDLLIEARDAVGTLSALINKATGMSVGISPASAGVSTDDRARHLRKLASLSESVNEYKRLIFFVDDVHKLDEPEVTRDFLRELSSTLGENVHLITAGRLSFDDADYTVHLETFSREETANYFQEEHPDVDNETIDGVYEKLDGHPYYLGLLREAAGDDGTFEIPKEDTRDFIESAYLDSMSEAEEEFIRKTAGLAELDEDICSAVLDDVSRTQARRTLDSLSTKAVVQELGRSEDTGDRVFKVHDLFQEFLSGRVSVPSSNELLNWLVGCMMILTDPLMKRLTFVLTDGSTLIGHQGGKSLFVHAPAIAHGNQTKSWAVEQGATDHFLLASEPAHNPTMWTSIRHRGVVGVSPNMTA; from the coding sequence ATGCCTTGGATACGCGAAGACGAGTTCTACGCGGTTCTTCAAGCTGTGGATGACGGTGTCCAGTCTGTTCACATCTCGGGGCAACCGGGCGTCGGGAAGAGTACGTTCTTGGAGGAATTGGAAGAAGAACTTTTGGAGTGGTACCGAACCCGAGTACTCTACGTTCGTGAAGGCAACACTCCTACAACACTCTCGCAAGATCTCCTCATCGAAGCCCGTGACGCGGTCGGAACTCTCAGTGCTCTGATTAACAAAGCGACTGGAATGAGTGTAGGAATCAGTCCTGCGAGTGCTGGGGTATCCACTGACGACCGCGCACGCCATCTTCGAAAGTTAGCCAGTCTCTCGGAGTCCGTCAACGAGTACAAACGGCTCATTTTCTTCGTCGACGACGTACACAAGCTCGACGAACCGGAGGTCACGCGGGACTTCCTCCGTGAATTATCTTCCACTCTCGGAGAGAATGTCCACCTCATCACGGCAGGACGCCTTTCATTTGATGACGCTGACTACACCGTCCATCTGGAAACGTTCTCACGCGAGGAAACTGCGAACTATTTCCAAGAGGAGCACCCAGACGTCGACAACGAAACGATAGACGGCGTCTACGAGAAGTTGGACGGCCATCCCTATTATCTCGGTCTACTCAGGGAGGCTGCAGGTGACGACGGTACATTCGAGATTCCCAAAGAGGACACACGGGACTTCATCGAGAGCGCGTACCTTGACTCGATGTCGGAGGCTGAAGAGGAGTTCATTCGGAAGACTGCGGGACTTGCTGAGTTGGACGAAGACATCTGCTCGGCAGTATTGGATGACGTGAGTCGCACACAGGCCCGGCGCACTCTTGACTCTCTGAGCACCAAGGCAGTCGTTCAGGAATTAGGTCGCTCAGAAGACACCGGAGATAGAGTGTTCAAAGTCCACGACCTATTCCAAGAATTCCTCTCTGGGAGAGTATCAGTTCCGTCGTCGAACGAGTTGCTGAACTGGCTGGTGGGATGTATGATGATCCTGACGGACCCTCTGATGAAACGTCTAACGTTCGTCCTCACAGATGGGAGCACTCTTATTGGACACCAAGGTGGAAAGTCACTATTTGTGCATGCACCCGCCATCGCTCACGGCAACCAAACGAAATCGTGGGCTGTTGAGCAAGGTGCAACTGACCACTTTCTATTAGCGAGCGAACCCGCACATAACCCGACAATGTGGACCTCAATTCGACATCGTGGGGTAGTTGGGGTTAGTCCTAATATGACCGCCTAG
- a CDS encoding tripartite tricarboxylate transporter permease: protein MADVGVLFEAIELVFSWPAIGWLVVGILFGTILGVIPGLGPGLGMAIVLPFTLLLDGFAAVVLLMAIYLGTTYGGCVTAILINTPGTAQAAATCLDGYPMSRQGKAKEALVISAASSSIGGIIAGLGILALTPVLVTIVLLFGSPEYFLVALLGISLIAIVSRGEMVKGLTAGAFGLLLSTIGYPVASGQPRFTFGSFMLYDGISFIAVLIGLFAIGEMIKLSAETGGIAESDFEIEGPILPGLRTVLNNPITQLKSGVIGGLVGAVPGAGASISNFVSYAEAVRSDSGDVPYGDGNPKGVMASEGANNATVFGALVPTLSFGIPGSGSTAILLGGLLMHGIRPGPQLFETELQFTQGLVIALMVGCVVIGFIGVFLVSKLAAFTKIDTNYIIPIIVVLALVGSLTFRNNFIDIFTVVLFGIIGFIMVKNNFSIVALVLGVVLGPIAEENLIRSLQLSQGSLDIFVSEPLSIFLVLLIVVAILSPFIDQLMNKV from the coding sequence ATGGCTGACGTCGGCGTCCTCTTTGAGGCGATAGAACTGGTGTTTTCGTGGCCAGCGATCGGATGGTTGGTTGTCGGAATCCTCTTTGGGACCATTCTCGGCGTCATTCCCGGTCTCGGTCCCGGTCTAGGTATGGCCATCGTCCTTCCCTTTACGCTACTTCTCGACGGCTTTGCAGCCGTCGTATTGTTGATGGCGATTTACTTAGGAACGACTTACGGCGGGTGCGTCACCGCGATTTTGATCAACACGCCGGGAACCGCACAGGCTGCGGCAACGTGTCTGGACGGCTATCCGATGTCGCGCCAAGGAAAGGCGAAAGAAGCACTAGTCATCTCGGCTGCGTCGTCGTCTATCGGAGGCATAATCGCCGGACTCGGTATTCTTGCGCTCACACCCGTGCTCGTCACGATCGTACTGCTATTCGGATCACCTGAATACTTCTTGGTGGCGCTACTGGGAATCTCTCTGATCGCGATCGTTTCACGCGGAGAGATGGTGAAGGGGTTAACAGCTGGCGCGTTCGGATTGCTTCTTTCGACAATCGGGTATCCTGTTGCGAGCGGACAACCGAGATTCACATTCGGCTCGTTTATGCTATACGATGGTATCTCGTTTATTGCAGTCCTAATTGGGTTATTCGCTATTGGTGAGATGATCAAACTTTCCGCGGAAACCGGAGGAATTGCTGAGTCTGACTTCGAGATAGAGGGACCAATTCTTCCTGGACTTCGAACCGTTCTCAATAATCCAATCACACAGCTCAAATCAGGGGTTATCGGCGGCTTAGTCGGGGCGGTACCTGGAGCTGGAGCGTCTATCTCGAACTTCGTCTCCTACGCTGAAGCGGTTCGGAGTGACAGTGGAGACGTTCCCTATGGCGACGGAAACCCAAAGGGCGTTATGGCCTCGGAAGGAGCAAACAACGCTACCGTTTTTGGTGCCCTCGTTCCAACTCTGTCATTCGGTATCCCAGGTAGCGGATCGACCGCAATTTTGCTCGGTGGCTTACTGATGCACGGGATTCGACCAGGACCCCAACTGTTCGAGACAGAACTGCAATTCACTCAGGGATTGGTGATTGCCCTTATGGTCGGCTGCGTCGTCATCGGCTTCATCGGCGTCTTCCTCGTCTCCAAACTGGCCGCCTTCACAAAAATCGACACGAATTACATCATTCCCATCATCGTCGTTCTCGCTCTCGTCGGTTCATTAACGTTCAGGAACAATTTCATTGACATTTTCACTGTCGTGTTATTCGGCATCATCGGCTTCATTATGGTGAAAAACAACTTTTCCATAGTCGCACTGGTGTTAGGTGTCGTTCTCGGGCCCATCGCTGAAGAAAATCTCATTCGTTCGCTGCAGTTATCGCAAGGGTCGCTGGATATATTCGTTTCAGAGCCGCTTTCCATTTTTCTCGTGCTCCTCATCGTAGTTGCGATACTATCACCGTTTATTGATCAATTGATGAACAAAGTCTGA